Proteins encoded within one genomic window of Ptiloglossa arizonensis isolate GNS036 chromosome 3, iyPtiAriz1_principal, whole genome shotgun sequence:
- the Arfrp1 gene encoding ADP-ribosylation factor related protein 1, protein MYTLLHGFYKYLMQKDEYFILILGLDNAGKTTYLEAAKTKFTKNYKGMNPSKITTTVGLNIGKIDIAGVRFNFWDLGGQEELRSLWDKYYAESHAVIYIVDSSDREKIPESKETFDRVISSEHLIGVPLLVLANKQDVPDCMGVREVKPIFNQNAHLIGRRDCMVMPVSALNGDGVDEGIHWLVDCVKRNNDVRPPRNQNDSCLS, encoded by the exons ATGTACACACTTTTGCATGGGTTTTATAAATATCTTATGCAAAAAGATGAATATTTCATATTAATATTAGGACTTGACAATGCTGGAAAAACG ACATATTTGGAAGCGGcaaaaacaaaatttacaaaaaattataagGGTATGAACCCTAGCAAAATCACAACCACAGTTGGcttaaatattggaaaaattgATATTGCTGGTGTTCGTTTTAACTTTTGGGATCTTGGTGGACAAGAAGAGCTTCGATCATTATGGGATAAA TATTATGCAGAATCACATGCAGTGATTTATATTGTTGATTCATCAGATCGTGAAAAAATACCCGAATCTAAGGAAACTTTTg ATAGAGTTATATCATCAGAACACCTAATAGGTGTACCCCTTTTAGTTCTAGCAAATAAACAGGATGTGCCTGATTGCATGGGTGTTAGAGAAGTAAAaccaatttttaatcaaaatgcACATTTGATTGGTCGAAGAGATTGCATGGTAATGCCTGTTTCTGCTTTAAATGG GGATGGTGTAGATGAAGGCATTCACTGGCTCGTGGACTGTGTCAAGAGAAACAATGATGTTCGGCCACCTCGTAATCAGAACGACAGTTGTTTGTCTTAA